The following proteins are co-located in the Paludibaculum fermentans genome:
- the glnA gene encoding type I glutamate--ammonia ligase, with the protein MTPNEVIEYAKQQGARQIDLRFTDLPGLAQHISYPIGQLTEDSFEEGFGIDGSSIRGWAAINESDMLLIPDPNTAYMDPFFETPTLCMIGDIQDPITRQKYDRDPRWIAKKAEMYLKNSGVADTIYFGAEAEFFIFDNIRFDQNPHSGYYFIDAEEGRWNSGREANNLGYRPRYKEGYFPLPPTDHYQNLRAEMVETMLKVGLDIECHHHEVATAGQCEIDQRFDTMVKSADNMMLYKYCIRNVAYRHGKTVTFMPKPLFGDNGSGMHCHQSLWKGGQPLFAGDGYAGLSQMALWYIGGLLKHARALSAIIAPTTNSYKRLVPGYEAPVNLAYSRRNRSAAVRIPMYSSSPKAKRVEFRPPDPSANPYLAFAAMLMAGLDGIVNKIDPGESLDKDIYDLSPEELKAVPSMPASLDEALQCLEEDHNFLLKDDVFTEELLETWITYKQKNEADAVRLRPHPYEFALYYDI; encoded by the coding sequence ATGACCCCCAATGAAGTAATCGAGTACGCGAAACAGCAGGGCGCACGGCAGATCGACTTGCGGTTCACAGACCTGCCCGGCCTCGCCCAGCACATTTCATACCCCATCGGCCAGTTGACCGAGGACAGCTTCGAGGAAGGCTTCGGCATCGACGGATCGAGCATCCGCGGCTGGGCTGCGATCAACGAGAGCGACATGCTGCTGATCCCGGATCCGAACACGGCCTATATGGATCCGTTCTTCGAGACGCCGACGCTGTGCATGATCGGCGACATCCAGGATCCGATCACGCGGCAGAAGTACGACCGCGATCCGCGCTGGATCGCCAAGAAGGCCGAGATGTACCTGAAGAACAGCGGCGTCGCGGATACGATCTATTTCGGCGCGGAAGCTGAGTTCTTCATTTTCGACAACATCCGGTTTGATCAGAATCCGCATAGCGGCTACTATTTCATCGACGCGGAAGAAGGGCGCTGGAACTCCGGGCGCGAGGCCAACAACCTCGGCTACCGGCCGCGCTATAAGGAAGGCTACTTCCCGCTGCCGCCGACGGACCATTATCAAAACCTGCGCGCCGAGATGGTGGAGACGATGTTGAAGGTGGGGCTCGACATCGAGTGCCACCATCACGAAGTCGCCACGGCCGGGCAGTGCGAGATCGACCAGCGGTTCGACACGATGGTGAAGTCGGCCGACAACATGATGCTGTACAAGTACTGCATCCGGAACGTGGCCTACCGTCACGGCAAGACGGTCACGTTCATGCCGAAGCCGCTCTTCGGCGACAACGGCAGCGGCATGCACTGCCACCAGAGCCTGTGGAAGGGCGGGCAACCGCTGTTCGCGGGCGACGGCTATGCGGGGCTGAGCCAGATGGCGCTGTGGTACATCGGCGGATTGCTGAAGCACGCCCGGGCGCTCTCGGCGATCATCGCCCCGACGACCAACTCCTACAAGCGGCTGGTGCCGGGCTACGAAGCTCCGGTGAACCTTGCCTATTCGCGCCGCAACCGCTCGGCCGCGGTGCGCATTCCGATGTACTCCTCCAGCCCGAAGGCGAAGCGGGTCGAGTTCCGGCCGCCGGATCCGTCGGCGAATCCGTACCTCGCGTTCGCGGCCATGCTGATGGCCGGCCTGGACGGGATCGTCAACAAGATCGATCCGGGCGAGTCGCTGGACAAGGACATCTACGACCTGTCGCCCGAGGAACTGAAGGCCGTCCCGTCGATGCCTGCGTCGTTGGACGAGGCCCTGCAGTGCCTGGAAGAAGACCACAACTTCCTCCTGAAGGACGACGTCTTCACGGAAGAACTGCTGGAGACCTGGATCACGTACAAGCAGAAGAATGAGGCCGATGCGGTCCGGTTGCGCCCGCATCCGTACGAGTTCGCGCTGTACTACGACATCTAG
- a CDS encoding MOSC domain-containing protein, giving the protein MAGQIIQVSISKGGVPKLAIQEAWAGPLGLDGDVQRNLKYHGGPRKAILLISLEDLEGLQAEGFAVSPGALGENLTVQGIDFRQLREGQRFRAGDAVLELTQLRQPCKTLEVYNSGEPGKIQRAVYQKDGIPGSAKWARCGFYASVVQPGRICTGAIIALVDQKV; this is encoded by the coding sequence ATGGCCGGCCAGATCATCCAAGTCAGCATCTCGAAGGGCGGCGTGCCTAAGCTCGCTATCCAGGAAGCCTGGGCCGGACCGCTGGGCCTGGACGGGGATGTGCAGCGCAACCTGAAGTATCACGGCGGGCCGCGCAAGGCGATTCTGCTGATCTCGCTGGAGGACCTGGAAGGACTGCAGGCCGAGGGCTTTGCGGTATCTCCGGGCGCGCTGGGCGAGAACCTGACGGTGCAGGGCATCGATTTTCGCCAACTGCGCGAGGGTCAACGCTTTCGAGCCGGCGACGCGGTGCTGGAGCTGACGCAGTTGCGGCAGCCGTGCAAAACGCTGGAAGTGTACAACAGCGGCGAGCCCGGCAAGATCCAGCGGGCGGTCTATCAGAAGGACGGGATCCCCGGCTCAGCGAAGTGGGCCCGCTGCGGGTTTTATGCCAGCGTGGTGCAGCCGGGACGAATCTGTACCGGGGCTATAATCGCTTTAGTAGATCAAAAAGTCTAG